The following proteins are co-located in the Billgrantia tianxiuensis genome:
- a CDS encoding TRAP transporter permease — protein MSNSPDTHPGASEEAIDKAPESIAEGVDEEVVESNRRLFSGWQFLLLAAMAIAYSSFHLITLNAIPMETWSFRIVHIAGALILGYSFYAGCRFAGEAGTQRSPAWLAWASYALLIPAIYSLVQVFLMNQAINAGAMRIDPQVETWHYGYPLLFATIGAILLSWCYRQVREKLSPADLVLMVCALASAGYLLVMFNTPLRAATGTAFAPIGISWAALSGSLLILELTRRVAGLALVVISAIFLAYVWAGPYLPGFLGYPGLSFNRFFSQVYTDTGILGPTTAVSSTYIILFIIFAAFLQASKVGDYFVNFAFAAAGRARGGPAKVSIFASGLMGMINGTSAGNVVSTGSLTIPLMKKVGYPGRSAGAIEAAASTGGQIMPPIMGAGAFIMAEITGIPYTEIAIAALIPAILYFASVYFMVDFEAARKGMRGMRKEEIPQFRRLVKQIYLFAPIIILVAALFMGYSVIRAGTLATASAAVVSWISPNKMGPAAILKALQLAGTMSIQIIAVCACAGLIVGVISLTGVGARFSSLLLGLAGFSQLLALFFAMCISILLGMGMPTTAAYAVAASVVAPGLINIGIQPLVAHFFVFYFAVVSAITPPVALASYAAAGISGDNAMATSVTSFKIGLAAFIVPFMFFYSPAMLMEGTWLQILRVGVTATLGIVLLAATVQAWFFGPVKIWMRLVMLIGALCMIYGGIYTDIAGLAIGGALFMLQRGAHGGGAKPIASS, from the coding sequence ATGAGCAATTCTCCCGATACCCATCCCGGGGCGTCCGAGGAGGCCATCGACAAGGCACCCGAGTCCATTGCCGAAGGCGTCGACGAGGAAGTCGTCGAATCCAACCGGCGACTCTTCAGCGGTTGGCAGTTTTTGCTGCTCGCCGCCATGGCCATCGCCTACTCCAGCTTCCATCTGATCACGCTCAATGCCATTCCGATGGAAACCTGGTCGTTTCGTATCGTGCATATCGCCGGCGCATTGATTCTCGGCTACTCCTTCTATGCAGGCTGCCGCTTTGCCGGTGAGGCCGGTACCCAGCGCTCACCCGCCTGGCTTGCCTGGGCCAGCTACGCGCTGTTGATTCCCGCTATCTATTCGCTGGTTCAGGTGTTCCTGATGAACCAGGCGATCAACGCCGGGGCCATGCGTATCGACCCGCAGGTCGAGACCTGGCATTACGGTTATCCGCTGCTTTTCGCCACCATCGGCGCCATCCTGCTCTCCTGGTGTTATCGCCAGGTACGCGAGAAACTCTCGCCGGCCGACCTGGTCCTGATGGTTTGCGCATTGGCCAGCGCCGGTTACCTGCTGGTGATGTTCAATACTCCGCTGCGCGCCGCGACCGGCACAGCCTTCGCTCCGATCGGCATCTCCTGGGCGGCCCTTTCCGGCTCGCTGCTGATCCTCGAGCTGACCCGCCGCGTAGCCGGCCTGGCACTGGTGGTCATCTCGGCCATCTTCCTGGCCTATGTGTGGGCTGGCCCTTATCTGCCGGGCTTCCTCGGCTATCCGGGGCTGTCGTTCAACCGTTTCTTCAGCCAGGTCTACACCGACACCGGCATTCTCGGCCCAACCACTGCGGTGTCCTCGACCTACATCATTCTGTTCATCATCTTCGCCGCCTTCCTGCAGGCCTCAAAGGTAGGTGACTACTTCGTCAACTTCGCCTTCGCCGCCGCAGGACGCGCCCGTGGCGGCCCGGCCAAGGTCTCGATCTTCGCTTCGGGCCTGATGGGCATGATCAACGGCACCAGCGCCGGCAACGTGGTCTCCACCGGTTCGCTGACCATTCCGCTGATGAAAAAGGTCGGCTATCCGGGCCGTAGCGCGGGTGCTATCGAGGCTGCCGCCTCTACCGGCGGCCAGATCATGCCGCCGATCATGGGAGCCGGCGCCTTCATCATGGCCGAGATCACCGGCATTCCCTACACGGAAATCGCTATTGCAGCGCTGATTCCGGCCATTCTCTATTTTGCCTCCGTCTATTTCATGGTGGACTTCGAGGCCGCCCGCAAGGGCATGCGTGGCATGCGCAAGGAGGAGATCCCTCAGTTCCGCCGCCTCGTCAAGCAAATCTACCTGTTCGCTCCTATCATCATTCTGGTCGCCGCGCTGTTCATGGGCTACTCGGTGATCCGCGCCGGCACCCTGGCCACCGCCTCGGCCGCCGTGGTGAGCTGGATCTCGCCCAACAAGATGGGGCCCGCCGCCATTCTCAAGGCGCTACAGCTGGCCGGCACCATGTCGATCCAGATCATCGCCGTGTGCGCCTGTGCCGGCCTTATCGTCGGCGTGATATCGCTGACCGGCGTCGGTGCGCGCTTCTCCTCGCTGCTGCTCGGCCTGGCCGGTTTCAGCCAGTTGCTCGCACTGTTCTTCGCCATGTGTATCAGCATTCTGCTGGGCATGGGCATGCCAACCACGGCCGCCTATGCGGTAGCGGCTTCGGTAGTGGCACCCGGCCTGATCAACATCGGCATCCAGCCGCTGGTAGCGCACTTCTTCGTGTTCTACTTCGCGGTGGTCTCGGCGATCACGCCGCCTGTGGCATTGGCTTCGTACGCCGCGGCAGGCATCTCGGGCGACAACGCCATGGCCACCTCGGTGACCTCGTTCAAGATCGGCCTGGCAGCATTCATCGTGCCCTTCATGTTCTTCTACAGCCCGGCCATGCTGATGGAAGGCACCTGGCTGCAAATCCTGCGCGTCGGCGTGACCGCCACGCTGGGTATCGTGCTGCTGGCTGCCACCGTTCAGGCATGGTTCTTCGGGCCAGTGAAGATCTG